A region from the Ichthyobacterium seriolicida genome encodes:
- a CDS encoding citrate synthase — translation MTEKVILGIENKEYELPLVQGTESELAIDITSLRNDTGIITLDNGLKNTGYVKSSITFLDGEKGILRHRGYTIEDLANKSTFLEVAYLLIFDKLPNNIEHEVFINDLKSHSLVNERIKTILSGFPRNAHPMGVLSSLISALTAFHDLDAVRNNSNQDFYPDYIKLIAKFPTIVSWTYNHLMGRPLNYPSDDLDYVGNFMNMLFSTPAKEYDLDPLVVNAMEKLFILHADHEQNCSTSTVRMVGSSRTNLYASISSGVHALWGALHGGANQAVIEMLEKIKEDGGNVSKYIAKAKDKNDPFRLMGFGHRVYKNFDPRANIIKKSADDILGSLNIKNEVLDIAKEIERVALQDDYFIERKLFPNVDFYSGIIYKSLGFPTEMFTVLFAMGRLPGWIAQWQEMRMMKEPISRPRQVYVGHTRRDYVPIWDR, via the coding sequence ATGACAGAAAAAGTAATCTTGGGTATTGAAAATAAAGAATATGAATTACCTCTTGTTCAGGGTACCGAGAGTGAATTAGCTATAGATATTACCTCTCTTAGGAATGATACGGGAATCATTACCCTAGATAATGGATTAAAAAATACTGGTTATGTGAAGAGTTCAATAACTTTTCTCGACGGGGAAAAAGGCATTTTAAGGCACAGAGGCTACACTATAGAAGACTTAGCTAATAAATCAACTTTTTTGGAAGTTGCTTATCTATTGATATTTGATAAATTACCCAATAATATAGAGCATGAAGTTTTTATAAATGATTTAAAAAGTCATTCTTTGGTAAATGAGAGGATTAAAACTATACTTTCGGGCTTCCCTAGAAATGCTCATCCTATGGGCGTACTATCCTCTTTGATATCTGCCTTAACTGCATTTCATGATCTTGATGCAGTTAGGAATAACAGCAATCAAGATTTTTATCCAGATTATATAAAGTTAATTGCTAAGTTTCCTACCATAGTATCTTGGACATATAACCATTTGATGGGAAGGCCTTTAAATTACCCTTCTGATGATTTAGATTATGTGGGTAATTTTATGAATATGTTATTCAGTACTCCAGCTAAGGAATACGATTTAGATCCATTGGTAGTAAATGCTATGGAAAAATTATTTATTCTGCACGCTGATCACGAACAGAACTGTTCTACATCTACTGTTAGGATGGTTGGATCTTCTAGGACAAATCTTTACGCGTCTATATCTTCAGGAGTGCATGCTCTATGGGGGGCGTTGCATGGAGGAGCAAATCAAGCTGTCATAGAGATGTTAGAGAAAATAAAAGAAGATGGTGGTAATGTAAGCAAGTATATAGCCAAGGCAAAAGATAAAAACGATCCGTTTAGGCTGATGGGTTTTGGTCACAGAGTTTATAAAAATTTTGATCCTAGAGCTAATATCATCAAAAAATCAGCAGACGATATTCTAGGTAGCTTAAATATAAAGAATGAGGTATTAGACATAGCAAAAGAAATAGAGAGAGTAGCTTTACAAGATGATTATTTTATAGAGAGAAAGCTCTTCCCTAATGTAGATTTTTATTCTGGTATAATATACAAGTCTTTAGGTTTTCCTACAGAAATGTTTACGGTTTTATTCGCTATGGGCAGATTGCCTGGTTGGATAGCACAGTGGCAAGAAATGAGAATGATGAAAGAGCCTATAAGTAGACCTAGACAGGTATATGTAGGGCATACAAGACGCGATTATGTGCCTATTTGGGATAGGTAA